acaataAGAGCTTCTTTAAACACATCAGCAGATacaggaagactggggatacagtgggcccactgctgaacaaggaaggggccctggtgacacaggatgcagagaaggcagagttacccaatgccttctttgcttcagtctttactgctaaggctggccctcaaGCGTCCcagcccccagaagagagagagagaaaatctggagaaagaagACTTCCCCTTCGTTGAAAAGGATTGGgccagagatcacctaggcaaactggagcCTCACAAATCCacgggccccgatgggatgcacctgcgagcgctgagggagctggtggatgttcttgctgagccactctccatcatctttgaaaggtcatggaggacaggagaggtgcccgaggactggaggaaagcaaatgtcactcgaggcttcaaaaagggcaagaaggaggacctgggaaactataggccagtcagcctcacctccatccctggaagggtgatggaacagttcatcctggaggtcatctccaggcatgtagaggacaagaaggttatcagaaatagtcaacatggattcaccaaggggaggtcatgcttgaccaacctgacagctttctgtgatggcgtgactggctgggtcgacgaagggagagcaggggatgttgtctatcttgacttcagtaaggcattcgacactgtcccccatagcatcctcacaggcaagctaaggaagtgtgggttggacGAGTGGACAGTgagctggacagagaactggctcagcaacagagctcagagggtcgtgatcaatggcgcagagtctggttggaggcccataattagtggtgttccccaggggtctgtgctgggtccagtcctgtttcatacattcatcaatgacctggacaaagggacagagcgtcccctcagcaagttcgctgatgataccaagctgggagcagtggctgatacaccagcaggctgtgccgccgtccagcgagacctggacaggctggagagctgggccgagggaaacctgatgaaattcagcaaaagcaagtgtaaggtcctgcacctggggaggaacaaccccctgcactGGTGCAGGTTGTACAGGTTGgaggctgacctgctggaatgtggctctgctgagaagcacctgggagtgctggtggacagcaagctgaccctgagccagcactgtgcccctgtggccaagaaggccaacagtatcccAGGGTGCattgaaaggagtgtggccagcaggttgagggaggttatcgTCCCTAGTGAGACgacatttggagtgctgtgtccagttttgggccccccagttcaagaaggatgtggaactgcttgagcaagtccagtggagagctaccaagatgatcaggggactggagcatcttccttatgaggaagggctgacaggcctggctttgttcagcctggagaagagaagactgaggggggatttcatcaatagcTATAAATATCTAACGGGAGGGTGTCAGGGcaatgggactagactcttttcaatagtgcccaatgacaggacaaggggcaacgggccCAAGTTGGAACACAACAAATTCCAcctcaaaacaagaaaaaacttctttcctgtgagggtgacagagcagtgggacaggctgcccagagaggttgtggagtctccttccctggagacgttcaaaacctgcctggacgtggtcctgtgccccctgctctgggtgtgcctgctcaagcagtggggttggatgagatgatctccagaggtcctttccaacccctgccatcctgttattctgtgattctgtgatttttcaatTGGCCTTTGGGAAATTAATCTTCTCGACTGTTCATCTAGGGCTTCTGAGACCCAGTTCTAAAtagtcctggttttggctggaatagcGTTAagtttcctcctagtagctaGTACAGTcctgtgttttagatttagtatgagaacaaTGTACACACTAATGTTTTAGTTGTGGCTAAACGGTGCTTACTGTCAAGGAATTTTCATAGCATCATAGAAccgtagaatcattaaggttggaaaagacctctaggatcatcaagtccaaccatcaacccaacaccaccatgcctcctaaaccatgcctggagtgccacgtctacacattttttgaacatctccagggatggtgactccaccacctctctaggcagcccgttccaatgcctggccactctttcagtaaagaaatatttcctaatatccaatctaaaactcccctgacgcagcttgaggccatttcctgtTGTCCTATCGCTAATGACTTGGGAGGAGataccaacacccacctcgctacaacctcctttcaggtcattgtagagagcgataatgtctcccctcagcctcctcttctccaggctaaacaacaccagctccctcagctgctcctcgtaagacttgtgctctagacacTTCACCAGTTTCGTTGCCCTTCCgtggacacgctccagcacctcaatgtccttcttctactgaggggcccaaaactgaacacagcattcatggtgcagcctcaccagtgccgagtacaggggcaccatcacctccctgctcctgctggccacactattccggatacaagccagggtgctgttggccttcttggccacctgggcacactgctggctcatgttcagccaccTGTCGACCAaaacccccaagtccttttccgCTGGGCAGCTTTCTCAAGCCTGTcgcgttgcatggggttgttgtgacccacAGTGCAGGACACAGAGCTTGGCCTTGTTTAAGTTCGTACCGttgacctcggcccatcgatccagcccatccagatccctctgcagagccttcctatccTCGAGCAGATCAGCACTCCCACCCAATCTGGTGTCATCTCCAAACTTTCTGAGGGCACGCTCAGTTCCCTCATCCACAtaattgataaagacattaaacaaggctgagcccaaaactgagccctggggaacaccacttgtgaccagacACCAAATGGATCTGACtttgttcaccacaactctctggcctcagccatccagccagtttttaacccaagAGGGaatacacctgtccaagccatgagctgccagcttctctaggaggatgctgcgggagacagtatcaaaggctttgctaaaggctaggtagacaacatccacagcctttccctcatgcACTAGGTGGGACACCTGGgcatagaaggagatcagatTAGTCAGGCACGACTTGCTCCAaactgcagccggggagaatggccctacctggagcctctggcagaaagcacatgagGAGACCCGAGGTTGACCCCgagggttttggagtcagggatacagagggtccaaagcccgctatactccaactgaaaaagagatattggcagcatatgaaggggttcgagctgcttcagaagtggttggtgctgaagcacagctgctcctggcaccccgactgccagtgctgggctggatgttcaaagtaAAGGAAaggtcccctccacacaccatgcaactgatgctacgtggagtagacgggttgcactgatcacccagcgggcttgaggaggaaaccccagtcacccaggaatcttggaagtgatcatggactggccagcaggcaaagattttggattatcaccagaggaagATGTGACATGTGTTGAAGAGGCCCCGCTGTATAATAAACTGCCCctaaatgagaagcaatatgccctgttcattGAAGGGTgctgtcgccttgtgggaaagcactggagatggaaggctgctgtatggagtcctacacaacaagtagcaggaactgctgaaggagaaggtgaatcgagccagtttgcagaggtaaaggccatccagctggccttagacatcgctgaatgggaaaagcggccagtgctctatctctatactgtCTCCTgggtggtggcaaatgccctgtggggctggctgcagcagtggaagcaaagcaactggcagcgcagaggcaaacccatctgggctgccgcattgtggcaagatattgctgcccgggcagagaacctggttgtaaaggtacgccatgtggatgctcacgtccccaagagtccGGCCACTAAGAACATTGAAagaaccagcaggtggatcaggtTGCTGAGATGGAAGTGgctcaggtggatctggactggcagcataagggtgaattatttctagctcggtgggcccgtgacacctcaggccatcaagggagaggcGCAACACACAGATCGGCAGGTGACCGAGGGTGGACTTGACCGTGGacactattgcacaggttaCCTGTGAATGTGAAgcgtgcgctgcaatcaagcaagccaaACCattaaagcctctgtggtatggagggtgatggctgaaatacaattatggggaggcctggcagattgattacatcacactcccacaaacccgccaaggcaagcaccatgttctcacaatggtggaagcaaccaccggctggctggaaacatatcctgtgccccacgccactgcccggaacactatcctgggtctcgaaaaacaagtcctgtggcgacacggcaccccagagagaattgagtcagacaacgggactcatttccgaaataacctcatagacacctgggccagAGAGCATGGCATTGCATGAGTGTATCACATCCTGTCATGCACCAGACTCCGGGAAAATCAAATGACGCAAcggactgttaaagactacgCTAAGAGCAATGCAGGGTGagacatttaaacactgggatactcatttagcaaaagccacctggttagtcaatCAATGCTAGGGGATCTGCGaatcaagctggccctgcccaatcagaactCTTTACatgctgtggaaggggataacatccctgtagtgcatgtaaagaatatgctggggaaaacagtcaaGCCTATGTATCCTGGGCCCATCAATAGGGTGTCAAAAGGGTGGCAGAAGGGACAACAGCCCccaggagggttttttcctggcTAAGCGTTGGTCCTGGTGGTCGCTGACCTGCAAGAGCCAGGCCCTCCCTGAGAGGTGCCAGAGAATTGTGAGCAAGGAGGGACAGTTTCAGCAGGTGCTTCTGGAAATATCTGCCTCCAACAGATATATCTGATAGAACAGAACAGGCATATATATCCCTGTGATTAGGGAATTTGCAGCTGAACTGCCAGTTTGGTAACACCTGAGAGAAGGGGTTAAGAGGATCTTAGTAGATACAATGCCGCTTACTTGCTGGCAGCCCAAAGTATCAAACTGAAAGATAGTGCTTAATGTTTCGCCAACTACTGTGCAAATTAGCTGAAGCAAGAAGGCTCGTGAAGAACAATTCCTGATAAGAACCTGGAAATTGCCTTAAGAACTGGCTAAAACCGACCCTGTGGTTTGGGTAAGAGTCAAGGgataactgagtctgcgcaaaACCAAAAGGTTACTAGTGGTGACGAAGAGGAGCCATCAGCTTTCATCTCTACGACCCCTGACGACCAGAACGAGGAGGCACTGCTCAAGCACAGTCAGGAGAAGTTTATGGAAACTACTTCCTGGGACTAATTTTAATACGAAGCAAGGACCGGTCGTGCATTTGTATAGGCATATTGGGAAACCGTGTGAATATGTAACACTTTGTTGTATATATCCAAGACAAGCAACGACGCGGGCGTGCATGACTTTGGTGGGACTATCCCCCGTGCTGTCCAGCACTGAATAAACATACCTACTTTACAGTCTTACAGATTGTGGAGTCGGTTTCCACATGTCAACACCCAAATTGCACAACGCCCTGGCCAGAGCTGCTACCCACAGCTCTGGCAGCTATAAAAAGGCAAGAGAGTAGGCACATTGGCGCATCGGCAGAGCCCTGCGAGGAGCACATCCCTGGGTACGCCAGCTGTCGACCcactgcagagatgctgcaaaggactctcttcctcctgctgttcAGCCTGGCCCCGGTGGCTTCCAGCCTCTCTGCAGAAAAGGTAACGGCAGGGCTGAGATGCACGGgggagggtgggcagggggtTGCACCTCCTGGGGTGCCTGCTTTTGCCACCCTGCATGctcctgggctgtgctgtggcACCAACGTTGAGTCCTCTCAGAACCAGTGCGTGCTGACTGGGAACTGGACCAATGACCTGGGCTCCAACATGACCATTGAGGCCGTGGGCAACAAAGGCAGCTTCAACGGCACCTACTACACAGCTGTGAGTAGCACCACGAAGAAGATTGAGCTGTCACCGCTGCAGGGGTTCCAGCACCCTCTGAACAACCGCCAGCCCACCTTTGGCTTCACGGTCAACTGGACCTTTTCAGGTGCTTCTCCTTTCCCAGCCTCCCTGTGGTGTCCCCAGAGCTCCCCTGCCATCCCTGTGGTGTCCTCGATTCTCTTCTGCCCTCCCCTGCAGTGCCTTTGAGGATCCTCTGCCATCCCCTGTGGTGTCCCTGATGTTCCCCCATCCCCTGTGGTGTCATCCTTGCTCCCCCATCCTTGATCCCCAGAGCTCCTTGGCTGGTGTCATCTGCGAGTCCCAAGGCGCAGAGGATGCGCTGGGGGCTGAAGCCCGCAGCTGTCTGCCCATCTCCATGCGAGACCTCCCAGCCTCCTGACCCCTCCTGCCTTCTTTCCCCATCAGCGCTGTCCCCAGAGGGCAGGGACAGCTGGGTCTACTGTCCCCTGCGCTGGGGCaggctgcagagccacagctcGCACTGAcctgctgccccagccatgcccacctccacctcccaccctgtccctgcagaCTCCACCACCGTCTTTGTGGGCCAGTGCTTCATGGACAAGGAAAAGGAGGTTTTGAAGACCATGTGGCTCCTGCGGTTACATGCAGACAGCATCAGGAATGACTGGAAAGCCACCATGTGAGCCCCCTGTCCCTTCCCCACGTGGGTCCCCTGCACATCCCTGGAGGATTGTGTCCCTCCCACCCTGCCGGTGCTCAGCACCCGGCAGAGCTGCTACGAGTGTGGGGGTGACCAAGGATGAGGTGCTGGTGCACGGCCTCTCTGGGGGTCCCACCAACCTGCAAATACTGctggggggtgggatggggctggaTGGGTGTTTGGCACTGGGGGGTGTATTTGCCCTGTGCAAGGGTGCATCTCCCACATTATGTCTCCTCGCAGGATTGGCACCAACACCTTCACCCGCCTGAAGCTGCAGGAGTGAGGGTGGCAGCGCAGGGATtcctgggctggcagcagcaccgGGGGTGTGGATCCCCGTCCTCCTGCCCCACCACCTGCTTCTCCCAATAGAGTGgatccccctcctcctgccctacCACCTGCTTCTCCCAATAGAGTGgatccccctcctcctgccctacCACCTGCTTCTCCCAATAAAGCTTTGCTGCAAGCACCCACCCAGCTCCTGTCGTGTCCTGACACAGTGCCCACACTCCCATCCCACCACGGCATCCCTTGGCCTCTCCTGTCACCGTCCCTGAGGCCCAGTGTGCGTCCCCTGCTGTGACTCTGCCACAGCCCAGGCTTCTCCATCACAGCCCCCACTGACCCACCGCGCTCCCTTACacatcatgcaactgatgctacatggagtaaatgggttgtaCTGATCACTGCCATACTCTGCCCTCCATGTACCGGGGCACCGCCAGTACCTCCCCTGGTGTTGCAACAGTGCCCACAGCATGCAGGGGCTCAAGCGTGGCACTCCCATGCTCCGCAGACACCCCCCTTCCCAACCCAAATCTCCTCCCCATACCGCAGGACTTTGTGGAGGGGCAGGGCGGCGGCACTGTGGGGCTGCCATGGGTAGAGGTGGGGCTCTCCCTAACCTCCCTGTGTGCTTGTGTCCGGTGGGGTTCTGGCCATTCCCCCACTGTTACAACGCCCAGCCCTCTCTCCATGCCCACTCTTGGCATATGGGTTTTTCTTTGGCAGGTGTGGAGCAGGGCTGCCCAAGGCACGATCGAGGTGTTGGCCAAGCTGGGCCACGGGCCCATCTTCCTGGCAGGGGAGGTGCTGGAGTGCATGACCACTTTCACCAACCCTTTACAGCTGTATTGGTatggcacagcatggcacagcatggcacagcatggcacCATACAGCATAGCATGGCACAGAAGAAGCAGGCAGCCCCTTGGCCATTCACACTGCACCCCAGGgatggcacagcacagcacaggacaGCCAGGGTGTGCATCCAGTCACCATGCATCCTGGGACAGCAGGGCATAGCAAGGCATGGCAtagcaggagcaggcagccccATGGCTGGGCGCTGCCCCCAAGCTGCCCTTaccttcccagcagcagcatgggggtCAAGCAGGGCCAGGGTAAGCCAGAGGCAGTAGCTGAGGCTCCCCATGGGGGCGGCAGTGGCAGCGGCAGCTGTGCATGGTGTCtgggctctgctgtgctgctgcccggTGCCTGCTCAGCCCCTTTTATAGCAGAGGGGGCTGCGGCCAGGCAGCGGCCGCCCATGCTGGGCCTCCTGCCAATCACCACCCTGGTGGGAGACAGGCCACCAGTCACCACACCAGACTGAGCAAGGTCTTGCTCCCTCGGGCAAAGTGGGGGTCCTAAGGGAGCATGGTGGGTCAGTGGGGGCTGTGATGGAGAAGCTTGGGCTGTGGcagagtgtgctggttttggctgagaaggggttaattctcctcactgtggggggtcggctacctttccagcttcccgcgctctgccgtgtggcgggggggggggggctgggaggggcggggctgTGGtcggggcggctgaccccgactggccaatggcaggttcattccgtaccacgtgacatcatgaccagtatattgagggggcggggggcagtggcagcgcgggagtggcgcggcatcgggtcggcgggcggctgcggcgcgtgcggtttgtttcggcggttcgttccccctctcccctcccttccccctcccccggggctttgcgcctctcgttgttctcctttacattgcatttctgttgttgtttcttttaattttaatgattaaactgttcttatcccaacccacgagtgttacccttctgattctctcccccatctgccggtggggcagtgagcgagcggctgtgtggggctgagctgccgctaaaccacgagagtctttttggcgcccaacgtggggctcaagggttggagataacaacagctgttGGTCACAGCACcgtgttgtcctttttgcagttggtgttaaagatcggtgttggtttgttgagtctgttgtgttctgctgtgattagtaatgttttgcctacaagatttgttatacaaacagtcgttttcagctttatctgggatttggggtttttgctgaaaccgttactgtacttcggataccaccttattgaggcaattagcaattatacctcctcctctgagagattttgtatggaggaaatacagaattgtacctttgcaactttgttctgtgatgtctgtgcctttgttactacaacctttttgtatcttgaacatccttgggtggttaaggtgcacttattgttagtttttgggcatgctgttttggttttgactaagcaacttaagaatatcacccagaaatctgccccgagggTTGacagttacgagtggcagggcatgtgggatagcatgggcaaatacctagggcagtgggcacccccagtgttttggagtttcacccccgaacaagtgcagaatcctaaaaaactagtagaatatttggagaaagtatgttgttatgctgggcactccagagagacacagataactgcaacatgctggggtctggcccatgcataccgagccctgctcaacagtattcagtgcccccagggggaagagaatgtctctggattgaaatgcaaagtgactggcactgcagacaatccagccctgacaacaggcactgcagccactcaaacccccacaacaagtactggagctggctcagaaaataaacccgtaccagtatcagttgcccccatacacaagacaaaatattggaagcggacatcaactcgtctagaacgggatgatgaagaaccagggccatcgcggggagaggaggaagaagtaataaatgaaatagagaccacccgatccctgtccttgagcgagttgcgagatatgcgaaaagattgTAGCCGTggttcaggtgagcacattgtcacctggctgctccgatgctgggataatggggccagcagcctggaactagagggaaaagaagccaaaaaactgggatccctttctggggaagggggtgttgacaaagcaattggaaaaaaaccacaagccctcagcctctggaggcgactcctgtctggagtgaaggaaaggtatccctttaaagaagatgttacatatcgcccaggaaaatggacaactatggagaaaggcatccagtatctaagggaattagctgtgcttgaggtgatttatggtgacctggacgatcaacggtcatccaaagatccagatgaagccgagtgcacacaacccatgtggcggaagtttgtacggagcgcaccatcttcacatacaaactcattggcagtgatgtcctggaaagatgacgagacaccaacggtggcagaggtgatagatagactccgggattatgaagcaaatatctcttcctcgcttgtctctgctgtggagaaactatcccaagaggtccagcaactcagagaagatctgtcctactccccacctcgacagagcagtgtctcagctgttggGAATAAGCGacctttggctcaaagaaggggatacacaccacgggccaccctatggttctacctgcgtgaccacggagaggacatgaggaggtgggatggcaagcctgcttcgaccctacaggcacaagtacatgaactgcaaggaagaacagtcactcagggaggctcttccaggaaagctgctgctccagtttccagtgagcaggtccccagacagaggagtagaagtgcagattttatttctaagtgtaatagagggactcctgatccacgtttacaggaagtgagttgtgactgccatgatcaggactagaggggccctgcctccagccgggtggaggaaagggataaccgggcttactggactgtgtggatccgatggcctggcacgtccgacccacaggagtataaagctttagtggacaccggcgcacagtgcaccttaatgccatcaaactatataagggcagaacccatcagcattgctggagtgacagggggatcccaagagctaactgtactggaggccgaagtgagcctaaccgggaatgagttgcagaagcaccccattgtgactggcccggaggctccgtgcatccttggcatagactatctcaggagagggtatttcaaggacccaaaagggtacaagtggcctttggtgtagctgccttggagacagaggaaattaaacagctgtctgccttgcctggtctctcaaaggacccttctgttgtggggttgctgaaggtcgaagaacaacaggtgccaatcgccaccacaagagtgcaccggcagcaatatcaCACCAGCAGAGACTttctgatccccatccataaactcattcaccaactgaggagccaaggagtgatcagtaagacctgctcaccctttaacagtcccatatggccagtgcggaagcCCAATGGAGAGTGGAaactaacagtagactattgtggcctgaatgaagcCACTCCACTGTTGagagctgctgtgccagacatgcta
The DNA window shown above is from Phalacrocorax aristotelis chromosome Z, bGulAri2.1, whole genome shotgun sequence and carries:
- the LOC142050452 gene encoding avidin-like; this translates as MLQRTLFLLLFSLAPVASSLSAEKCVLTGNWTNDLGSNMTIEAVGNKGSFNGTYYTAVSSTTKKIELSPLQGFQHPLNNRQPTFGFTVNWTFSDSTTVFVGQCFMDKEKEVLKTMWLLRLHADSIRNDWKATMIGTNTFTRLKLQE